Genomic window (Streptosporangiales bacterium):
GAGGAACCCGGTCAGTACCTCCGCGTCCAGGTCGGCGGTGTCGCCGGTGTAGCCGCACGCGAGCTTGCCGGCAACGCGACGCAGCCCGGGCAACGCGACGCCGACCGCGGCGACCGTCCACGACGGGCCACACACCCGGGCACGGTGGACCAGTTCCCGCCACGCCGCGTCGCGTACGTATCGGCTGGTGCGGCGGTCCAGCAACAGCCGCTTGAGCTCGGTCACCGGGATCGGTCGTTGCGGCAGATAGACGCTGATCTCTGCCCCGTGTACCGCCAGTGGCATCGGCCCGAAGACCAAGGCGCTGAACGCGGCGTCCGCGGTGTCCAGCGGTGAGTGCCGGCTCTTTCGACTCGCCATCGCAGGGGCCTCCTCATCGGCCGAGGTGATGTAGGAGCCCCATCACGACAGAGCGGGTGAACAGAACTTGCACAGCCGAAACGACCGCGGTGGTGTGCATGATCTGTTCAAGATCCGTGCAACCCCGTCGACCCGTGAACACCCGGTCCGGGGACTGTGCAATATCGCCCTGACCAGCGTGTTCATCCCTCCGCCCGCTGGACGCCCGTGCCGCCGGCTCATTCCCAGGAGCCGAGACAGCTGCGTCGCATCCGCCCCGTGGCAACCGCGCTACCGGTCCCTGCGGCGAGGTCGAGCCGCGTGACAGCCGTGAGTTCACGTGGCGGCCCGGTTGTGGGACCGCTGGCGCGGGTGCATGGACGGGCAAGTCCCCGCGAGGGCCGTCGTGGCCACACCTGGACGGTCGCCCACCGCACGACGCGGGACGCCGCCAACGAAAGTCCCGACGAGTTCTGTGACCTCTCAGCCCGAAAAGCGGACTTGGTCAATGAAGGGCCGACGTCTGTCCAATGTCGCCGCCCTCATGACCTGTCCGCACTTGTCGATCGCGAGGCCGCTCATGAACACGAAGCAACTACACGCCGAGATCCGCCACGGAGACGCACTATCGGTATTGCCGACCCTCGACTCCGAGTCGGTGGATTGCGTGATCACCGACCCGCCGTACAACTCCGGCGGCCGAACCTCGACCGAACGCGCCAGCCAAACCACCCGCGGCAAGTACGTCAGCGGCGACGCCAAACACACCCTCGCCGACTTCGCCGGAGACACCCGCGACCAACGCGGTTACCGCTACTGGCTGTCCCTCGTCCTCGCCGAATGTCTCCGCATCTGCACGCCTGGCGGGTCGTGTCTGGTGTTCACCGACTGGCGGCAGCTGCCCGCCACCTCCGACGCGCTGCAGGCATCGGGGTGGACCTGGCGCGGCATCATCCCATGGCACAAACCGCTGGCCCGCCCACACCGCAACGGGTTCCGCCGCGAGTGCGAGTACGTCCTCTGGGGCTCGCACGGACCGCTCGCACGTCGGGACCAGCCGGTATATCTGCGTGGCTGGCTGTCCGGCTCCCAGCCACGCCGGAATCGTCAGCACATCACGCAGAAGCCGCTGGAAGTGATGGCCGAGCTGGTCAAGATCTGCCCACCAGGCGGACTCGTCCTCGACCCCTTCGCCGGCGCCGCCTCCACCGGCGTCGCCGCCATCAGGAGCGGGCGCTCATTCCTCGGGATCGAAACAACCGACCACTATGCGGTGGTCGCTCGAGAACGGATCAGTCAGGCACTGGACCAGGTGGTGACCTCATGCTGACGCCACCAGCGTCGGACACCGACGAAGGCCAGCATGACGGACTCGACGACCAGCGGCCTGGTTGGCGGTACGACCAGCCTTCGGGCCGTGGCCATTCCATGTGCTACCTCGGGACGGTGCACCCGGTGGGTGGGGTGGAAGGCGACAGGTTGCGTCGCGAGCTGACCGCGGTGTTGCGTGACCTCCTTGACTGGATCGCGGACCAAGAGGTAATCGATGGTCGGTTGGACAACGGACCCGGCGAGGAAGGGAAGGAACGCCATGACAGCGGTCGGTGAGGAGAACCCGGACCCGCCCCGTTTCCATGCACCGTCCACCCGTTCTGCCAGTGGCAAGTCACCCGGCAGCGGGTTGTCGGACTACGCCGTCTCTCCGTTCGGGATGCCGGCCGCGTTGTTGGGTGATGAGGTGCGGGTCGCGTTTCTCGGGCGGACATCGACGGAGGATCAGCAGGATCCGCGGCAGTCGTTGATGCGGCAGCTGCACTCGTGTAAGTCGGCGATCCCGGCCTCGTGGGTGATCGTGGCGCATTTCTACGACGTCGAGTCCGGTCGGATGGAACTCGCCGCCCGTGGCCGCGGCGAGAACTATGAGCGGTTCGACATCCCTATCGCCCGCGACGGCGGCGTCGCTGACCTGCTGGAGGAGGCCAGCCACCCGGGTCGCCGGTTCGACGTGGTGATCTGCGAGAGCATCTCCCGCGTCGCCCGCCGGGCGTTCGAGGGACTCTCGATCGAACGGGAGTTGGACAACGCGGAGACGCCGTTGTTCGCGTCCAACGAGCCGATCACGTTGTCGGGGAGCCGGGCGCAGCGGGTGCTGCAGCGGCGGATCAACCAGTCCGTCGCCGAGTATGAGGTGCTCAACATCCTGGAGCAGTCCTGGGGCGGACTATGCACGCATGTGCGGGAGGGTTGGAACATCGGCAAGCCCTGCTACGGCTACAAGGCCAAGACCTACCGGCATCCGAACCCGTCCCGGGCGGACAAGGGGAACACCAAGACCCGCCTCGAACCCGACGGACGCAAGGGCGAGACCGTCACCCAGATCGCGATGTGGCGGTACCACGAGCAACTCGGCTACGGCACCATCGCGGACCGGTTGAACGACGACCTGGAGACCTACCCGCCGCCGGAACCGACCCGCAAGACCCGGGCGCGCGGTGCGTGGAGCAAGACAACCGTCTCCGAGATCCTTCGGAACCCGAAGTACACCGGCTACCAGGTGTACAACCGGCGCGCGTCCCGGTCCCGGCGCGGCAAAGTCAACGACCCGGTCAAGTGGGTATGGTCTCCCGAACCCGCGCACGAACCGCTGATCCCGAAATGGATGTATGACAAGCTCGCCGAACGCAGGAAGGCCCGCAGAGGCTCGCGTGAACAGGCCGACACCAGCGCGCACCCGCAGGCGCGGCGGACCTACCTGTTCCGGGGCATGGTGTTCTGCGGCTGCGGACGGCGCATGTTCGGCAACCACTCCCGTGACCGGACCTACTACATGTGCTGGCCGCGCGGGAACAACCGCGGCCGACCCAGCGCCTACCCGAACCACCCGAAGGCCGTCTACCTCAACGAACGCGCCCTGCTCGACGCGGTATCCCGGTTCTACGCCGACCGCGTGTTCGGCCCCGACCGACAAGCGTTGCTGGCCGCCGACCTCGCCCAGGTCGATGACAACGCCGCCGAGGCACGCGAGGCCGAACGAGACCGGCTCCGACGGGCGCTCGCCGACGTCGACCGTCGCCAGGCGACGATCCTGCGGCAGGCCGCCGACGCCGACGCCGACGACCCGTTCGTCACGGCGCTACGGCAGACCTACAACGACCTGGAAGAGCAGAAGAACGCCGCCGCCACCGCGCTCGCCGACCTGGACGGCGTCGCGGTCGAACCGCGACGGCCTGCTACCGACACTGCGCTCCTCGACGCTCTGCCTGCGCTGCGGCTGGACCTCGCCCACGCTCCCGAGCCACTGCTGCGACGGCTATTCGAGACCACCCGGCTCACCGTCCGCACCCACCACGACACCGACACCGCCGATATCGAGATCCGGCTCCCCGCCGCGCACCTCCCCGACGCCGCACGCACCGCCCAGGCCATCACGGAAGACCGTACGACGCCCGACAGCCGGCAACACCACGACGTGCAGATGCTGTACGTGCCCCCAACGGGATTCGAACCCGCGTTGCCGCCTTGAAAGGGCGGAGTCCTAGGCCACTAGACGATGGGGACGTCGGGAGCCTGGTCAAGGATAGAAGGTCGCGCGGCGATCTACCAAAGCGGGCGCTAGCTGCCGCTACGGGTCACGCGTCCTGGCGTGCTCGGCTGCGGGCTGGTTGGCGGGGTCGACGGCGGCACGGTGAGGGGGGTTACGACGCCGGAGCTGGACGGCGTCGGCAGCGGGGTGGGGGACTCGCCGATGCGGCGGTCGAGCGGCCGCGTGGGGTCCTCCTCCGCGTAGCGGTCGATCTGTGCCGAGGTGAGGCCGACGCCACCGAGGGTGATCTCGTCCCAGGCGTTGAGCCGCTTGGTCTCCTTGTCGAGGTACAGCACGTCGAGCTGGATCGGGCTTGGCTTCTTGCTGTCGATCGCGCGCAGGCCGGAGCCGCCGGTGGAGCCGACGGTCATCTGCCTGGTGCCGCCTGGCTGGAGGTCCGTCTGCCGCCGGTGGTAATGGCCGGAGAGCACGAGCGGCGCCAGTCCGTCCCACTGCTCGGCGATCATCGGGTCGTGCGTGAGCGCCATGTCCATGACACCGGCGGCGTCGAGCCGGGGGCGCAGCTGCTGGCCGTACGCCTCCAGGTTCTCGTCGCTCTCCAGGGTGTAGAGCACCTCGTCCGGCTGGAACCTGGGGTCGCCGATGCCCCACATCCTGATGCCGTTCACCACCTTGGGCTTGCCGGACAGCACGATGCCGTTCTCCTGCCGTGCCACCGCGCGTACGGTCTGCTCCGAGTCGTGGTTGCCCTTCACGAACACGTACGGCACCCCGAGGCTCTCGATGCCGTCCGCCGTACGGTTCTCCGCCGTGGTGCCCTGGTCGACCAGGTCGCCGGTGTCGATGACCACGCTCACGTCGAACTGCTGCTGCACCGACCTGATGATGTTCCAGGCCGCGGGGTTGTTGTGGATGTCGGAAATGTGCAGCACCCGGATGGTGTCCGGGTCGGGTTCGGTGAGCGGCAGATCGGACGTCGCGTCGTACAGCTTGGTCAGGTTGGTGACGAGTTTCGCCAGCTGGGTGCGGTACTTGCTGAAGTCGGACGCGATCGTCTCCGCGCTGCCAACCAGCCGCGGCGCGCTGGCCAGCACGCCGGTGTAGCGGGGTTCCTCGATCGCCTCCGGGTTCCAGCTGGCGGCCGCGACGGCGTACGCGGCGACCGCCGCCGTCAGGGCGACACCGCTGCCGATCGCCATCCGCCGCCAGGTGCGGAACACGATCGCGGTGAAGATCGCCGCGCCGAGCACCGCACAGCCGGCGGACTTCAACGCGAGCACGGTGACCGCGCGTTCGAGGTCGCGGACCACCCGGTCCTCGATGCCGGCCAGGCTGTTCGGGTTGCGGACGATCTCCCTGGCCGCCTCGTCGCGGATCTGCGTCACCGTCGCGTGGATGGACAGCGGGGTGTCCGACGTGTCGAACTCGATCGAGCCGAGCGGCGACAGGTCGATGAACGTGTTGCCGGTCAGCGACGGCCGCAACGTCAGTTGTGCGTCTACGGGGCCGACCGGTTCGACGACCGAGCCGCCGACGAGCAGCCCGAACCAGGCGCCGACGAGTGCCACCGATGCCACCGCCAGCCGGCGGCGCATCCGGGCGCCGAGCCACCACACCAGGTACCGGCGGGCTCGCGGTCCGAGCCCGCGGGTCAGCCGGCGGCGCAGCCTGTTCACCACATGCACCCGCCCAGGCTCTCATCCCGGTGCGCGAACCGTGGCGGACTCCGGACAGAATGACCAGGTGGTGGAGCTGACCCCGCAGGAGTTCGAGCGCCTCGTCGACGAGGCGCTCGACGGCATCCCGCCTGAGTTCACCGAGATGATGGAGAACGTCGCGCTGGTGATCGAGGACGACCCGCCGCAGCCGGGCCTGCTCGGCCTCTACCAGGGCGTGCCGCTCACCGAGCGCGGCCAGTGGTACGCGGGCGTGCTGCCGGATCGGATCTCCGTCTACCGCAACCCGATCTGCGCGATCTGCAACACGCCGGACGAGGTCGCCGAGGAGGTGCGGGTCACCGTCGTGCACGAGATCGCCCACCACTTCGGCATCGACGACGAGCGCCTGCACGAGCTCGGCTGGGGCTGACCTGCGAAGTTCGGCACCGACAGGCATCGTCCTCGTATCCTGGAGGTCTCACCAGGGGAGGTGCGCCGTGCGAGACGTGCTCGACGAGCTGGAGACGTTGTGGTCGGCCGGCCGGCCGTTCGGGATGGCGCGAGTGGTGCGCACGTGGCGCAGCGCGCCGCGGGCCGCCGGCGCGACGATGGCGGTGGGCCCGGACGGCGCGGCGTTCGGCAGCGTATCCGGCGGCTGTGTCGAAGGAGCCGTGTACGAGCTGGCCGGCCGGGTCAGCGAGACCGGACAACCGGTGCTGCAGCGCTACGGGGTGAGCGACGACGACGCCGCGGCGGTGGGCCTGACCTGCGGCGGCGTGCTCGACGTGCTGGTCGAGGCGGTCGACGCCGAGTCGTACCCCGAGTTCGGTGCCGTGGTCGAGTCCGTACGCACCGGTGAGCCGGTGGCGGTCGCCACGGTCATCGAGGTCGACGGCTCCGGCCCGACGGCGGAGGGCGAGTTCGCCGGCGAGCAGCCGGCCGAGCTCGGCCGCCGGCTGGTGGTGTGGCCGGACCGCAGGTCCGGTTCGATCGGGTCGGACCGGCTGGACGACGCGGTCACCGACGACGTACGCGGCATGCTCGCCGCCGGCACCACCGACGTGCTGCGGCTGGGCAGGCACGGCGAGCGCCGTGCGGACGACCTGATGATCTTCGTGCAGTCGATGGCACCGAAGCCGCGGATGGTCGTCTTCGGCGCCATCGACTTCGCCGCGAGCATGGCGCGGATGGGGTCGTTCCTCGGCTTCCGGGTGACGGTGTGTGACGCGCGGGGGGTGTTCGCGACCAAGCGCAGGTTCCCGGACGCCGACGAGGTGGTGGTCGAGTGGCCGCACCGCTACCTCGAACGCGAGCTGCACGAGGGCACCCTGGACCAGCGCACGGTCGTCTGCGTGCTCACCCACGACCCGAAGTTCGACGTGCCGCTGCTGCAGGTCGCGCTCCAGACCCCGGCGGCGTACATCGGCGCGATGGGGTCGCGCCGTACGCACGACGACCGGATGGCGCGGCTGCGGGAGGCGGGGGTCGCCGAGAGCGACCTGGCGCGGATCTCGTCGCCGATCGGGCTGGACGTGGGTGCACGTACCCCGGAGGAGACCGCGGTGTCCATCGCGGCGGAGATCGTACAGACCCGGTGGGGTGGCACCGGTGCCCGGCTGGCCCAGCTCAGCGGGCCGATCCACAAGGACGCCACCGGGTTGACGGTGCGGGCCGACCCTTGACCGCAGGCGCGGTCGCGGGCCTGGTGCTCGCCGCCGGGGCCGGCCGCAGGTTCGGTGGGCCGAAGGCGCTTGCGTTGCTCGACGGCGAACGGCTGGTCGACCGCGCCGCCGCCACGTTGCGCGCCGCGGACTGCGCACCGGTGGTCGTCGTCGAGGGAGCCGCCTCGCTCGGCGACGTGCCCGGTGCGACCACCGTGCACGCGCAGCGGTGGCGCGACGGCATGGGCGCCTCGCTGCAGGCCGGTCTCGCCGCGCTGCCCGACGACGCGGCTGCCTGCGTAGTACTCCTCGTCGACACACCGTGGCTGACGTCCACCGCCGTACGCGCCGTGATCGCCGACTGGCACTCGGCGGCGCCAACGGCCGCCGCGGCCATCGCCACCTACGAAGGTCGCCGCGGCCACCCCGTGCTGCTGGCACGCAAGATCTGGCCGGCCGTCGCCCACCTCGCCACCGGCGACGAGGGAGCCAGAGCATGGCTACGCGCCCACCCGGACCAGGTGCACGAGGTCCCCTGCACCGGCCTAGCCGACCCCCGCGACGTCGACGTCCCGACCCCGGGCATCACCGCCCCCTGACGCTGCGCGGGGTCAGGTGAGGGGTGGGGTGCGTTCGGCGAGGGTGTTTACTGCGGCGGTGAAGCAGGTGGCTGGTGGGCGTACCAGGCCGGCGCCTACCTGGCCGGTGCCGGCTACTCGGCCGGCGATGCCGGTGTTCACGCTCGGTAGGACGTTCGTACGTACGACGGCGACTGCGTCGATGCCTGTCGGGGTGCCGCGGAAGCCGAGCACCGGTACTTGGTACGTGGTGTGCTCGGCGACGGTGATCTCGTACATCGCCTTCGTTGCGGTGAGGGCGTCGTCGGCGGAGCCGCCGACGAATCGGACGATTGCGGGGGCGGCGGCCATCGCGAAGCCGCCGAGGCCTGCGGTCTCGGTGATCGTGGAGTCGCCGATGTCCGGGTTGGCGTCGTCGGGTCCGTAGCCGGCCAGGTAGAGGCCGTCGGGTACGTCGGCCGGTGCGGTGAACCAGGTGTCGCCGGTGCCGGACAGCTGCACGCCGAAGTCGGTGCCGTTGCGGGCCATGGCGACCACGAGCGACGACCCCTCGACGCCGCGGGCGGCGTCCGCGGCCAGCTTGCCCGCGGGCATCACCAGGTTGAGGAAGAAGTGGTCGTTGCCGTTCGCGAACCGACCGACCTCGGCGACGTCCGCGGCACCGAGGCCGGCGGGCAGCTGATCGGCGGCGACGGCGTCCATCAGCTCCGGCAGCAGCTCGCGGACGAACAGCATGGTGCCTGCCCGGTTGCGGTTGTGCCCCTCGTCGCCCATGTGCAGTGCTTGCGCGATGATGCCGCGGACGTCGACGGGACCGTCGCGGTCGGCGCGGCGGCGTACGGCCGTCTGCAGCAGCGGGCCGAGCACGCGCGCCATCCAGTGCAGCCGGTCGACGACCTCGGGACCGTACGCGCCGTACCGCAGCACCTTGCCGAGGCCCTCGTTCAGCGTGCAGTACGCCTGGCCGCCGTGCGTCGGGTCGCGCAGCACGAAGCCCCACATCGACGGCGTGATGAGGCCGGCCATCGGGCCGACGGCGCCGAGCTGGTGGCACGGCCGCAGGTCGTAGCCCCGGCCGGACGCCAGCATCCGTTCTGCTTCCTCGGCGTCGGCGGCCATGCCCTCGTACAACACTGCACCGATGAGGGCGCCGCGCATCGGACCGGACGCGCGCGCCCAGTCGATCGGCGGGCCGGCATGGCAGAACTGGCCGCGGTCGAGGCCGAGTACGTCGCGGGCCGGCAGTACGTCGACGAGCTCGGCGCCCGCCGCGAGCAGCCGGCCGGCCGCGGTGGCGTTCGCGTCGTCGCGGCGGCGGTCGGCGAGCACCCGCGCAAGCGCCGCCGGGTCGGTGCCGGGCAGCGGTGGCCGCCAGTCGGTGCGGCTCACCCGGACCTCTTGGCATTCCAGCGCATCGGCGAGCAGGTCGAGGCCGGTGTTGACCACGCGAGGGGCGTCGTCGAGCAGGCCGCCGGGCGGCCGTCGGTCGGAGTCGGTGGACATGGTCAGCTCACCAGGGTGACGGCGTGCCGCGCGGCGGCCGCGTTGGACAGGTGGACGTGGGCGCCGGCGTCGGCCAGCGTGCGGGCCTGCCGGTCGAGGTTCTGCTCGTCGCCGCGGCTGCCGGTCAGCGAGATCACCACGTTCGCCGCCGCCTCCGCGACGGCCGGCGCCAGCTCACCGGCCGGGTCGGGGTGGCTGCCGTAGCCGAGCACGACGTCGGCCAGCACCGCGCCGACGGACGGGTCACCGGCGGCCCGGACGAACTCCTCGGTGCGCAGCGTGGGGTCGATCATCGGGTGGGCACGGCCGCGGGTGTACTCGTCGGCGCCGAAGTCGGTCATCGCGAACCGGTCGGCGGGTAGGCTCGCCGCGGCGACGGTCGCCGCCTCGCCGCACAACGTGCCGCCACAGAACAGCCCGCGCAACGCGCTGCCCGGTCGCGCGGTCAGCTCGTTCACCGGTCGCCACTGCGGCCACTGCGGTACGGGGCGGCCGAGCGACCGGAGCACCCGCTCGGCGACCGCCGTGAGGTCGTCGTGCGCCTGGCCGACCGGTGCCCACAGCACCGCCTGCTCGCGTGCCTGTGTCAGCTCGGTGAGCTGCCCGAGCACGGTGCCGTCGGGCGGTTTCGTCACGACGACGGTCAGCTCGGTGAGGTTGTCGGCGAGCAGTGCGTCGAGCGCCTGCCTGGTGGCGAGCCCACCCACCTCGGCGGACAGGTCGCGGCCGCCCACACCGAGCACGTGCCGCACCCCGCAGCCCGCCTCGGCGAGCAGGCAGGTCAGCTGCTGGGCGCCGGTTCCGGACGCCGCGACGAGCGACACCGGTCCAGGCTCGACCACGTTGGCGAAGCCGAACCCCACGGCGTCGATGACCGCGGTGCCGCAGTCCGGCCCCATCACGAGGAGGCCGCGTTCCGCGGCCTCCCGCTTGAGCGCGATCTCCTGCTCGAGCGGCACGTTGTCGCTGAACACCATGACGTTGCTGCCGGCGCGGAGGGCGTCCACGGCTTCGCCGTACGCGTACTCGCCCGGCACCGACACCACGGCGAGCTCGGCACCGGTACGGGCCACCGCCCCGGCCGTGGTGTGCGGGACGACCGCGACGCCGCTGCCGGTCGCGGGGACGCGGGCGGTGAGCAGCTCGGCGAGCCGTTCGACGGCGGTCGACATGGCGGCGTCCGGGTCCGCGTCGTCGTCGAAGCGGACGGCCACCACCAGGTCACCGGCGGCGGTGCCGGCCGGCACGTCGAAGCCGCGGTCGGCGAGCAGCTCGAGGTTGAGCTCGGTGCCCATCGCCACCTGAGCCTCGGCGACGGACGACAGCTCGGCCAGCGCGAGGCTCGCGGACATCAGGGTGACCGAGTCGTGGTACTCGCCGCGCCGGACCTCAACCCGGGTCCTCATGTTTCACCGCTCCTCGGTAGACACGGTGTCACTGACCCTTGCCGTAACCATGTCCATGGCTGCATCCTGCCATCTTGCGCGCCGACGCGCCGGTACTGTCCTGGCAAGGAGGATCCGATGGCGTTCGGGTGGAAACTGCACGGCGACGGCAAGAAACTCGAGGTGGGCGAGGTCGTCGCGCCCGACGAGCGGCTGTCGTGGGGCCGGACGGTGGGCCTGGGCGCCCAGCACGTCGTCGCCATGTTCGGTGCCACTTTCGTCTTCCCCCTCGTGATGGGTTTGAACCCTCAGCTCGCGGTGATGATGAGCGGGGTGGCGACCATCCTGTTCCTGCTCATCGTCAAGGGCAAGGTGCCGAGCTACCTGGGTACGTCGGCGTCGTTCGTCGGTGGCGTGGCGGCGATCCGTGCCCAGGAGGGCACCAGCGCCCAGGTGACGGGCGCGATCCTTGTGGCCGGGCTGATCCTCGCCGTGGTCGGTGTGCTCATCCACTTCCTCGGCGCGCGGATCATCAACAAGATCCTGCCGCCGGTGGTCACCGGCGCGGTGGTCATGCTGATCGGGTTCAACCTCGCTCCCGTGGTCGCGGACATCTACTGGCCGCAGGACCAGTGGATCGCGCTGCTCGTCATGGTTGCCGTGTTCCTGATGAGCGTCGGGCTGCGGGGCTTCCTCGGCCGCATCTCCATCTTCCTCGGCTTGGTGTTCGGCTACGTGCTCTCCTGGGTGTTCGACCTGGTGTTCGGCCAGATCACCTCCTACGACGCCGCGGCGGAGAAGGTCACCACGCACTCGCGGGTGAGTTGGGAGAACGTCCAAGCGGCGGACTGGTTCGGCCTACCGCCGCGCACCGGCACGATCGGCCCGGACGGCGCCGCACTCGTCGGCTGGCACCTGCCGGACATCAAGTGGACGTTCGTCCTGCTGGTCATCCCCGCGGTCATCGCCCTGATCGCGGAGAACGCCGGGCACGTGAAGGCCGTCGCCGAGATAACGCGCACCGACCTCGACCCGGTCATGGGCCGCGCGATCGGCGCGGACGGCGTGGCCACCGCGCTCACCTCGTTCGTCGGCGGGTCCCCGACGACGACGTACGCGGAGAACATCGGGGTGATGGCGGCGACACGGGTGTACTCGACGGCGGCGTACTACGTGGCGGCGATCGTGGCCATCCTGTTCGGCTTCTCGCCGAAGTTCGGTGCGATCATCTCGGCCACACCCGGCGGGGTGCTCGGCGGCATCACTGTCGTGCTGTACGGCATGATCGGGCTGCTCGGCGCGAAGATCTGGCGGGAGAACCGGGTCGACTTCGGCAACCCGGTCAACCTGGTGCCGGTCGCGGCCGGCCTGATCCTCGCGATCGGCGACACCGCGCTGCGGTTCTCCAGCCAGTTCCAGCTCTCCGGCATCGCGCTCGGCACCATCGTGGTGATCGTCTTCTACCACTTCGCCAGGCTGATCGCTCCCCGCCACCTCGTGCATGCGGCCGACGGCAAGGAGCCGGTGAAGGAATGAAGCCGGCACTGTTCACGTACCACCGGCCGAGCACGGTCGCCGACGCCGTGGCGACGCTGGCCGAGGTCGGTGCGGACGGCAAGGTGCTCGCCGGCGGCCAGAGCCTGGTGCCGCTGCTGTCCATGCGGCTGGCGGCACCTGAGCACATCGTGGACATCGGGGCGCTGCCCGCGCTCGACGGCGTCGACGTGACGCCGCACGAGGTGCGGGTGGGTGCGCTCGTGCGGCACACCGACCTCGAGCAGCACGCTGGGGCGTATGAGGTGCTGCCCCTGTTGCGGCAGGCGTTGACGTACGTCGCGCATCCGACGATCCGCAACCGCGGCACCGTCGTCGGCAGCCTCTGCCATGCGGACTCGGCCGCCGAGCTACCCGCGGTGCTGGCGTTGCTCGACGGGCACCTGGTGGCCACCTCGACGCGGGGCGAGCGGCAGGTGTCGGCGGCAGAACTGTACCTGGGCCCGCTGCAGACGTCGCTGCACGACGACGAGCTGGTGACCGCCGCGGTGTTCCCTGTGCCGACCAGCCGGGTCGGTACGGCCGTCGTCGAAGTGGCCAGGCGCAACGGCGACTACGCGGTCTGCGGTGTGGTGGCGATGGTCCGCCGTGGTGCGGACGGCGACATCGAACGTGCCCGCGCCGCGTACGTCTCCGTGACGGCCGTGCCGCGGGTGCTCGACCTCACCGCGGTCGCCGCTGGCGGTGACTGGTCGGCGGCGGGGGAGCACGCGAAGGAGCAGCTCGCCTGTAGCGGCGACATCCACGCGTCCGCGGAGTACCGTCGACACCTGGTCGGCGTGCTCACCGGCAAGGCGCTCGCCGAAGCCGGAGAGGCGGCCGGATGACGGAGCAGCAGCTGCCGGTCACGTTGCGGGTAAACGGGGTGCGGCACGACCGCACCGTGCCGGTGCGGATGCTGCTCTCCGACGCGCTGCGCCACGAGCTCCGACTCACCGGCACACACGTGGGTTGCGAGCACGGCGTCTGCGGTGCGTGCACGGTGCTTGTCGACGGCCGACCGGCGCGTTCGTGCCTGCTGTTGGCGGTGAGCGTCGACGGGCACGAGATCACTACGGTGGAAGGCCTCGCCGGCGCCGACGGCTCCATGAGTGCGGTGCAGCAGGCGTTCCGCGACTGCCACGGACTGCAGTGCGGCTTCTGCACGCCGGGTTTCCTCACGACCATCTCGGCGTTCCTCGACGGCAACCCGTCGCCGACGGAGACCGAGGCGCGGGAGGCGATCAGCGGGAACCTCTGCCGCTGCACCGGTTACGAGAACATCGTGCGGTCCGTGCTCCGCGCGGCCGAGCTGATGCGGGAGGGGGCGGCGAGTGACACAGATGTTCGGTGAGGCCGTCCCGCGGCTGGAGGACCCGCGGCTGCTGACGGGCGCCGGCAGGTTCCTCGACGACCTCGGGCACGACGCGCTGGCGGCCGCGTTCGTCCGCAGCCCGCATGCGCACGCGCGCATCACGGACATCGACGTGACCGAGGCGCTCGACGCCGACGGCGTGGTCGCCGTCTACACCTACGACGACCTCGTCGCGGACACCGC
Coding sequences:
- a CDS encoding FdrA family protein, with translation MRTRVEVRRGEYHDSVTLMSASLALAELSSVAEAQVAMGTELNLELLADRGFDVPAGTAAGDLVVAVRFDDDADPDAAMSTAVERLAELLTARVPATGSGVAVVPHTTAGAVARTGAELAVVSVPGEYAYGEAVDALRAGSNVMVFSDNVPLEQEIALKREAAERGLLVMGPDCGTAVIDAVGFGFANVVEPGPVSLVAASGTGAQQLTCLLAEAGCGVRHVLGVGGRDLSAEVGGLATRQALDALLADNLTELTVVVTKPPDGTVLGQLTELTQAREQAVLWAPVGQAHDDLTAVAERVLRSLGRPVPQWPQWRPVNELTARPGSALRGLFCGGTLCGEAATVAAASLPADRFAMTDFGADEYTRGRAHPMIDPTLRTEEFVRAAGDPSVGAVLADVVLGYGSHPDPAGELAPAVAEAAANVVISLTGSRGDEQNLDRQARTLADAGAHVHLSNAAAARHAVTLVS
- a CDS encoding nitrate reductase: MAFGWKLHGDGKKLEVGEVVAPDERLSWGRTVGLGAQHVVAMFGATFVFPLVMGLNPQLAVMMSGVATILFLLIVKGKVPSYLGTSASFVGGVAAIRAQEGTSAQVTGAILVAGLILAVVGVLIHFLGARIINKILPPVVTGAVVMLIGFNLAPVVADIYWPQDQWIALLVMVAVFLMSVGLRGFLGRISIFLGLVFGYVLSWVFDLVFGQITSYDAAAEKVTTHSRVSWENVQAADWFGLPPRTGTIGPDGAALVGWHLPDIKWTFVLLVIPAVIALIAENAGHVKAVAEITRTDLDPVMGRAIGADGVATALTSFVGGSPTTTYAENIGVMAATRVYSTAAYYVAAIVAILFGFSPKFGAIISATPGGVLGGITVVLYGMIGLLGAKIWRENRVDFGNPVNLVPVAAGLILAIGDTALRFSSQFQLSGIALGTIVVIVFYHFARLIAPRHLVHAADGKEPVKE
- a CDS encoding xanthine dehydrogenase family protein subunit M — protein: MKPALFTYHRPSTVADAVATLAEVGADGKVLAGGQSLVPLLSMRLAAPEHIVDIGALPALDGVDVTPHEVRVGALVRHTDLEQHAGAYEVLPLLRQALTYVAHPTIRNRGTVVGSLCHADSAAELPAVLALLDGHLVATSTRGERQVSAAELYLGPLQTSLHDDELVTAAVFPVPTSRVGTAVVEVARRNGDYAVCGVVAMVRRGADGDIERARAAYVSVTAVPRVLDLTAVAAGGDWSAAGEHAKEQLACSGDIHASAEYRRHLVGVLTGKALAEAGEAAG
- a CDS encoding 2Fe-2S iron-sulfur cluster binding domain-containing protein; translated protein: MTEQQLPVTLRVNGVRHDRTVPVRMLLSDALRHELRLTGTHVGCEHGVCGACTVLVDGRPARSCLLLAVSVDGHEITTVEGLAGADGSMSAVQQAFRDCHGLQCGFCTPGFLTTISAFLDGNPSPTETEAREAISGNLCRCTGYENIVRSVLRAAELMREGAASDTDVR